The DNA window atacgactcgtgagaccgtctcacacaaatttttgcctacaTTATTTTACCCTTAccaaaatttttgtttaaatttttaaatcaatttTCAAGTCAACTATGCGTTTTTCTTAAAATGTTCATtaattaaaaatgaaatttaaatgtaaaaattattagttttttaaaccataaatattatttatttgaatataaaaatatgagaaatttaaaaatatatgtgcAGTTAATTTAAAGAACTAAAATCGATAATTATAGAaaataaagtaatattttttaaaaaataaataaattttcaatTCAAAATTTACGTAATAAAATGTgtcctaaaaaaaattaaataaattttcaatTCAATACGTAATAAAATGGGAGCCTCCTCCttcgtctttttttttttttgttttttgttattttttttttcgtttACTTTGAATTTGGTACACAAAATGTTTGGGTGTATGGAACCAACCTGATTCGAAACAAAAGTCCTTTTCCCGAGCAGAAGTCTTAGCAGTGTTTCTAGAATAATCAGCGCGTAATTGGAAACACGAATTTTCAATTGTTTTTCTTCGCTAAAAAGGAACtggattaaattttaaaaaatatttattgaggtacgataattatttttatataaaaagtgCGATCAAAGTTTAAATTATTGTTATCATCCactataatttttgaaaaaaaatacaaaCATCAATTTCtctaatatttattaaaattatttgtgACATGATCAACATTCATATCCACTCCTTCATAGAACCCCACCTCTCCACCATATATATGTATGCAAGTGTCTTTACCAGTAATTCTTAAAATACGCCCCTCTCCTTTTCTCTTGGAGTGATTGGGTTTTCTTCATTATTATAATTGTTAagcttctttattttatttgatttgcagtctcttgttttttttttttttatattcaaaGTAATcgagtaaaaaaataaatatatattttaatttttttaattaatggaaAACATATTGGGTTTGCTTAGAATCAGAGTGATAAGAGGCACAAATCTAGCTAAAAGAGATGTCAGAAGCAGCGATCCTTACGTGATCATTATATTGGGCAAGCAGGTTTGTGATCTTTCGAATTTATGGAGTTTTTGTGTGAAGAAATTTGGCTTTTGTCATTTTGTTTCAAGTTTCTTGATTGAATCTCTTAAAACACTTTCTGGAAACAGAGCATGACtacttttttaaaattattattattattttttcagtttttgtttgtaaattttgaaaattttgtgaaGTGGCAAACTAAATGATGCTAGTGTAACGGGATTTTTTGGttgatttaatattaatatatttatatttagggGTCATTTCGATGATCCGGCCAGAATcaaagttgtttttttttttatgatcatATTTGGGATTTCTAAGGAGGCCAACTTATTTCATGTACTTTGAAGGGAATAACGTAGTCGAAGTCTAATCGAACTGACTTGGATCGCGAAGTTTTCGAGTTggttgagaaaatatttgattcatatttgaatttatcgAACTCGAGCCAAACTCGAATGTTTGATTCTTTTTCGAGTAAAAATCGAGCTCAAATTATATTGTTCGATAGTTCGCGAGtcgaatatataaaatatatatatacatcaaaTAAATAGATTGAATTCTAATTAACTCAATAAAATCTAACTAATATTGGATCAGAAAGTCAAGACTCGTGCAGTTAAAAGGAATGCCAATCCAGAATGGAACGAAGAACTGACACTGTCGATTGCTGATATTCCAAATATCCCAATCATATTGGTAAATTTGTTttcttatattaatttttgaatcTTTTTCCCTGGAATCCAATCCTTGAATTGTGCAATTATATTTCATTTTGTTGCAGCGAGTTTATGATAGACATAAGGTCACCCGGGACGGCGAAATAGGGGACGCAGAATTCGACATCAGGCCGTTTCTTGAATTGACTGCAATGCATCTAGATAATGTTATAGATGGAACCGTAATCACGACCATGAAGCCCAACAGAGAGAACTGCCTAGCTGAAGAGAGCTGTATTTCGTGGGAAAATGGACAAGTAGTTCAACACATGTTTCTGAGACTTAGAAACGTCGAGTGCGGCGAAGTCGAGCTCAAGCTACACTGGATCGACGGTTCTAGTTCTAGAAACACCGTGTAGTTACGTCGTGATCTGGAGAGTTGAGATTTGCGTGGTCTGGGATCAAGTTGGTGTTGTATGGGAAGCTTTTAGTTCTTGCTAAATGGTTTGTATATATGCAGCTTGAGATTGGTAATAAGCTGTGTGAGAATCTTGTTTGTGTATTCAaatggactcgactcgacttaTTTTAGGCCTCTAATTAtgtataaaatttcaaatttccgATTTTTAAGGTTTAATACTTACATTTTTGCATGCTAAAACGGCAAACATGGATAGCCAAACATGGATTTACTCATCCCGAGCCACAAGGATTACCATATGCTCCTCCTTGGAACTTATACATTAAAAGCTAACCGAGGGTAGACAACCTCTCAACACTCTCAATCTCCTtacaaggaaaaaaaaattctccaAATTACAAATTAAATTCTCTGGTAAAAATCACCAAAAATGGGTGATGATCCACAGGACGTAGCCGACCGGGAGCGTATTTTCAAGCGTTTCGATGAGAATGGTGATGGAAAAATCTCGGCTGCGGAGTTGGGAGAGGCCCTCAAGACATTAGGCTCGGCTACAGCCGAGGAAGTTAAGCGTATGATGGACGAAATCGACACCGACGGAGATGGGTTTATTTCGTTCGAGGAGTTTACTGAATTTGCTAGAGCTAATAGGGGCCTAGTAAAGGACGTTGCCAAGATTTTCTAATCTTATATTTGAAGTttggatgatttttttttttgtattttttaattaattgttcgTGGGATTGAGAGTTATAATCATGCATGGTCTATTAATGTTTTGTTGTATGTTTGAGGCACCTAAATGGAAGGGGCGTTGTGTTTTCAGGTGTCATGTATTTTATTTGCATCATTAAGAAATGTTTAGTACCATATGTTGTAATGGAGAAGGGTTAATTGCAATTTTATGAAATCTCGGGCTTGCCAGAAAcctttcatgaaa is part of the Primulina eburnea isolate SZY01 chromosome 1, ASM2296580v1, whole genome shotgun sequence genome and encodes:
- the LOC140842675 gene encoding protein C2-DOMAIN ABA-RELATED 4-like, whose product is MENILGLLRIRVIRGTNLAKRDVRSSDPYVIIILGKQKVKTRAVKRNANPEWNEELTLSIADIPNIPIILRVYDRHKVTRDGEIGDAEFDIRPFLELTAMHLDNVIDGTVITTMKPNRENCLAEESCISWENGQVVQHMFLRLRNVECGEVELKLHWIDGSSSRNTV
- the LOC140842742 gene encoding polcalcin Ole e 3, which produces MGDDPQDVADRERIFKRFDENGDGKISAAELGEALKTLGSATAEEVKRMMDEIDTDGDGFISFEEFTEFARANRGLVKDVAKIF